One genomic region from Conexibacter woesei DSM 14684 encodes:
- a CDS encoding sugar phosphate isomerase/epimerase family protein — MSARASTIAGSTLPLAGADAAGQPMHLASAGDWRTQLHRLRRCGFTACDLVDGWLRVDLLDDARLSELRASLADADVALVGMSVIRASVIDPDHGVKNLERTRRALHAAAALGAPVVSVGFHRPLAGPQLEAPFWTVPHPRDDAGDATFATAAERLASICAEARTLGIDVSLELHESTLLDRSDRVLRILQDVGATNLGVNLDIGNLVRVPFPPPEPWRATVAALAAHVNYWHLKNYVRLEHADGLVLTGPTALADGEIDYRLALRAVLDAGYRGPLCVEHYGGDALTAMRRGADYLDHLINEMEIAA; from the coding sequence ATGAGCGCGAGAGCTTCGACCATCGCCGGCTCGACGCTGCCGCTGGCCGGCGCCGACGCCGCGGGCCAGCCGATGCACCTGGCCTCGGCCGGGGACTGGCGGACGCAGCTGCATCGCCTCCGACGCTGCGGGTTCACGGCGTGCGACCTCGTCGACGGCTGGCTGCGCGTCGACCTGCTCGATGATGCGCGGCTCTCGGAGCTGCGCGCGTCGCTGGCCGACGCCGACGTCGCGCTCGTCGGGATGTCGGTCATCCGCGCCAGCGTCATCGATCCCGACCACGGCGTGAAGAACCTGGAGCGCACGCGGCGCGCGCTGCACGCCGCCGCGGCGCTGGGCGCGCCGGTGGTCAGCGTCGGGTTCCACCGACCGCTCGCCGGCCCCCAGCTCGAGGCGCCGTTCTGGACCGTCCCGCACCCCCGGGACGACGCCGGCGACGCGACCTTCGCGACGGCCGCCGAGCGGCTCGCCAGTATCTGCGCGGAGGCGCGCACGCTCGGCATCGACGTCTCGCTGGAGCTGCACGAGTCGACGCTGCTGGACCGCTCGGACCGCGTGCTGCGGATCCTGCAGGACGTCGGCGCCACGAACCTCGGCGTCAACCTCGACATCGGCAACCTCGTGCGGGTGCCCTTCCCGCCCCCCGAGCCGTGGCGGGCGACGGTCGCCGCCCTGGCGGCGCACGTCAACTACTGGCACCTCAAGAACTACGTCCGCCTCGAGCACGCCGACGGCCTGGTGCTGACCGGGCCGACCGCGCTGGCCGACGGCGAGATCGACTACCGCCTCGCGCTGCGGGCCGTGCTCGACGCCGGCTACCGCGGGCCGCTGTGCGTCGAGCACTACGGCGGCGACGCGCTGACGGCCATGCGCCGCGGCGCGGACTACCTCGACCACCTCATCAACGAAATGGAGATCGCGGCATGA
- a CDS encoding HAD family hydrolase, with the protein MTVTTARGGLLLGLDGVLVDSRKVILRCVELALRAEAPAHATALAAPAWIGPPIAEAFAAHLGVGADAELVARCVATYRRFYRVASLTDTVPQPGVRGLLTGAARDWHLVVVTSKPTEFAIPVLEQLGLGSAIDLVAGPGLEASPEGRSASVARALDELGGDPTSCVLVGDRHFDIAAGRAHGITTVGATWGVGTADELRQAGAAHLARSPDELTTLLAALGPSRTTSAEKRP; encoded by the coding sequence ATGACCGTCACGACCGCGCGCGGCGGGCTGCTGCTCGGGCTCGACGGCGTGCTCGTCGACTCACGCAAGGTGATCCTGCGCTGCGTCGAGCTGGCGCTGCGGGCCGAGGCGCCGGCGCACGCGACCGCCCTGGCCGCGCCGGCGTGGATCGGGCCGCCGATCGCCGAGGCGTTCGCGGCGCACCTCGGCGTCGGCGCCGACGCCGAGCTGGTGGCACGGTGCGTGGCGACCTACCGGCGCTTCTATCGCGTCGCCTCGCTCACCGACACCGTTCCCCAGCCCGGCGTGCGAGGGCTGCTCACGGGCGCCGCGCGTGACTGGCACCTGGTGGTGGTGACGAGCAAGCCGACGGAGTTCGCGATCCCGGTGCTCGAGCAGCTCGGGCTGGGGTCGGCGATCGACCTCGTGGCGGGACCCGGGCTGGAGGCGTCCCCAGAGGGGCGTTCGGCGTCGGTGGCACGAGCCCTGGACGAGCTTGGCGGCGATCCCACGTCGTGCGTGCTCGTCGGCGACCGGCACTTCGACATCGCCGCCGGCCGCGCCCACGGCATCACGACCGTCGGCGCCACATGGGGGGTGGGAACGGCGGACGAGCTGCGGCAGGCGGGCGCCGCACACCTCGCGCGCTCGCCGGACGAGCTCACAACGCTGCTGGCCGCGCTGGGGCCGAGCCGCACCACGTCGGCAGAGAAACGACCTTGA
- a CDS encoding dihydroxyacetone kinase subunit DhaK, translated as MRKLVNDPFAVVDEMLDGIVAAHGSEIVRTPRGRGLVLAKRDPARRVGVIVGGGSGHEPAFFGALGPGLADGAAVGNVFASPSATPAVEVARALAPPDGVLFLFGNYEGDIMNFGMAAELLADEGIASETVLVTDDVVSALDHPSERRGVAGDVIVFKAAGARADEGAGLAAVAAAAQHANDRTRTVGVGLGPCTVPAAGRPTFDLPAGEMDVGMGVHGEAGIRRGPLAGADVVADELLDIMLADRAPDAGESVLVLVNTLGATPLMEGYIVLRRIVERLASAGVPVHRSLVGEYVTSLEMIGLSVTLVHLDDELRRLMDAPARPLAGPGFGTEWR; from the coding sequence ATGCGCAAGCTCGTCAATGACCCCTTCGCCGTCGTCGACGAGATGCTCGACGGCATCGTCGCCGCCCACGGGAGCGAGATCGTGCGCACGCCGCGCGGGCGGGGCCTCGTGCTCGCGAAGCGCGATCCCGCGCGGCGCGTCGGGGTGATCGTCGGCGGCGGGTCGGGCCACGAGCCCGCGTTCTTCGGCGCGCTCGGTCCCGGGCTGGCGGACGGCGCGGCGGTCGGCAACGTGTTCGCCTCGCCGTCGGCCACGCCGGCGGTCGAGGTCGCCCGCGCGCTCGCGCCGCCGGACGGCGTGCTGTTCCTGTTCGGCAACTACGAGGGCGACATCATGAACTTCGGCATGGCTGCCGAGCTGCTGGCCGACGAAGGCATCGCGAGCGAGACCGTCCTGGTCACCGATGACGTCGTCTCCGCGCTGGATCACCCGTCGGAGCGCCGCGGCGTGGCGGGCGACGTGATCGTCTTCAAGGCCGCCGGCGCCCGAGCCGACGAGGGCGCCGGCCTCGCGGCCGTCGCGGCCGCCGCGCAGCACGCCAACGACCGGACCCGCACAGTCGGGGTCGGGCTCGGCCCGTGCACCGTGCCGGCCGCGGGCCGGCCCACGTTCGACCTCCCTGCGGGCGAGATGGACGTCGGGATGGGCGTCCACGGAGAGGCCGGCATCCGCCGCGGCCCGCTGGCCGGCGCCGACGTCGTCGCTGACGAGCTCCTGGACATCATGCTCGCCGACCGGGCGCCCGACGCGGGCGAGTCCGTGCTCGTGCTGGTCAACACGCTCGGCGCGACGCCGTTGATGGAGGGCTACATCGTCCTGCGCAGGATCGTCGAGCGGCTCGCATCCGCAGGCGTCCCGGTGCACCGGTCGCTGGTGGGCGAGTACGTGACGTCGCTGGAGATGATCGGGCTGTCGGTGACGCTCGTCCACCTCGACGACGAGCTGCGCCGGCTCATGGACGCGCCGGCGCGACCGCTCGCCGGGCCCGGGTTCGGGACGGAGTGGCGATGA
- a CDS encoding SDR family NAD(P)-dependent oxidoreductase, with protein sequence MGHLDGQTAVVTGCGSGIGLAIATRFATEGATVVGLDVAAGGSGDIPGGRFTLVEGSVAEEADVVGALERAREATGRLDVVVNNAAIQFERTFEETTAEDFDAIVAVNLRGVFLGTKHGAARLGEGGRILNLGSILGFTGDALLAAYSATKGGVVNLTRAAAVAYGRRGIRVNSLCPGAVRTELTTRVWDLADDPAQARADMESLYPLGRIAEPEEIAAVALFLCSPESSAMTGAAVVADCGITATNAEFGLIKDLL encoded by the coding sequence ATGGGACACCTGGACGGGCAGACGGCGGTCGTGACGGGCTGCGGCTCGGGCATCGGCCTGGCGATCGCGACGCGCTTCGCCACCGAGGGTGCGACGGTCGTCGGGCTCGACGTCGCCGCCGGCGGCAGCGGCGACATCCCCGGCGGCCGCTTCACCCTGGTCGAGGGCTCGGTGGCCGAGGAGGCCGACGTCGTCGGCGCGCTGGAACGGGCGCGCGAGGCGACCGGCCGGCTCGACGTCGTCGTCAACAACGCCGCGATCCAGTTCGAGCGCACGTTCGAGGAGACCACCGCCGAGGACTTCGACGCGATCGTCGCCGTCAACCTCCGCGGCGTCTTCCTCGGCACCAAGCACGGCGCGGCACGGCTGGGCGAGGGCGGCCGGATCCTCAACCTCGGCTCGATCCTCGGCTTCACCGGCGACGCGCTGCTCGCCGCCTACTCGGCGACCAAGGGCGGCGTCGTCAACCTCACGCGCGCGGCCGCGGTGGCCTACGGGCGCCGCGGCATCCGGGTCAACAGCCTGTGCCCGGGCGCGGTGCGCACGGAGCTGACGACGCGGGTCTGGGACCTGGCCGACGACCCCGCCCAGGCGCGCGCCGACATGGAGTCGCTCTACCCCTTGGGCCGGATCGCCGAGCCGGAGGAGATCGCGGCCGTGGCGCTGTTCCTCTGCTCGCCGGAGAGCAGCGCGATGACCGGCGCTGCGGTGGTCGCCGACTGCGGGATCACCGCGACCAATGCGGAGTTCGGTCTGATCAAGGACCTCCTGTGA
- a CDS encoding Glu/Leu/Phe/Val dehydrogenase dimerization domain-containing protein, whose translation MTEAFEGREAGIGIRLAVEAEAVRRLATEARGLTALGPAIDRIDEAARLRDRVALAEAELEFHTNLVELAGDRFLTADYRAMGDRLQRIFSDDGRSLSTLDGLADMHRALVRAIASGEPDAAVREMRAHVLDEERLAGPADPWLDAVARGRLAGAAAGVEHAVLERLLAPDRCVEVHVSAQLADGTTAIVTGWRVQHDLAVGPAKGGTRLHPSTTLAEVKALAMTMTWKCALVGLPFGGGKGGIRIDPARMDERGRRRLIRDYVTLLAPVLGPERDIIAPDVNSGEREMAWAVDRLEALSGRSMPNAVTGKPVALGGLAGRRAATGHGVAAVLRRFASARWGREAGPLRVAIAGFGNVGQHLAEALDGDPGFRVVAVSDAAGARYDERGLAVDALRAAVARDGTVAGAPTGRPMERDAVLAAPCDVLVPAAVGGVIDADAADAVQASLIVEAANGPVTAAGERRLAARDVTVVPDLLANAGGVIASYFEWRRLHEGDRELARRRDALLAEACDRVIERAPDLADLRQASLQLAIDRAAAAHLARGAG comes from the coding sequence GTGACCGAGGCCTTCGAGGGCCGCGAGGCGGGCATCGGCATCCGTCTGGCGGTCGAGGCCGAGGCAGTCCGGCGCCTGGCGACCGAAGCGCGCGGGCTGACCGCGCTCGGCCCCGCGATCGACCGGATCGACGAGGCCGCGCGCCTCCGCGACCGCGTCGCGCTCGCCGAGGCCGAGCTCGAGTTCCACACCAACCTGGTCGAGCTGGCGGGCGACCGCTTCCTGACCGCGGACTACCGCGCGATGGGCGACCGCCTGCAGCGGATCTTCAGCGACGACGGCCGCTCGCTCAGCACGCTGGACGGCCTGGCGGACATGCACCGAGCGCTCGTCCGCGCGATCGCCTCGGGTGAGCCCGACGCGGCGGTCCGCGAGATGCGGGCCCACGTCCTCGACGAGGAGCGCCTGGCGGGTCCTGCCGACCCGTGGCTGGATGCCGTGGCGCGGGGCCGGCTCGCGGGAGCGGCGGCCGGGGTCGAACACGCCGTGCTCGAACGTCTGCTCGCGCCCGACCGCTGCGTCGAGGTCCACGTCTCGGCGCAGCTGGCCGACGGCACGACGGCGATCGTCACGGGCTGGCGCGTCCAGCACGACCTCGCGGTCGGGCCGGCCAAGGGCGGAACGCGGCTGCACCCGTCGACCACGCTGGCGGAGGTCAAGGCGCTGGCGATGACCATGACGTGGAAGTGCGCGCTTGTCGGGCTCCCGTTCGGCGGCGGCAAGGGCGGCATCCGAATCGACCCGGCCCGGATGGACGAGCGCGGCCGACGGCGCCTCATCCGCGACTACGTGACGCTGCTCGCGCCGGTCCTCGGGCCCGAGCGCGACATCATCGCCCCCGACGTCAACAGCGGCGAGCGCGAGATGGCGTGGGCCGTCGATCGATTGGAGGCGCTGTCCGGCAGGAGCATGCCGAACGCGGTGACCGGCAAGCCCGTGGCGCTCGGCGGCCTGGCCGGCCGGCGGGCGGCGACGGGGCACGGCGTCGCCGCCGTCCTGCGACGGTTCGCGAGCGCGCGATGGGGTCGCGAGGCCGGGCCGCTGCGTGTGGCGATCGCCGGGTTCGGCAACGTCGGCCAGCACCTCGCCGAGGCGCTGGACGGCGACCCCGGCTTCCGCGTCGTCGCGGTCTCGGACGCGGCCGGCGCGCGATATGACGAGCGCGGGCTGGCGGTCGACGCGTTGCGCGCGGCCGTCGCGCGCGACGGCACGGTCGCGGGCGCGCCGACCGGTCGCCCGATGGAGCGCGACGCGGTCCTCGCCGCGCCGTGCGACGTCCTCGTCCCGGCCGCGGTCGGCGGCGTCATCGACGCCGATGCAGCCGACGCGGTGCAGGCGTCGCTGATCGTCGAGGCCGCCAACGGACCGGTCACCGCGGCGGGCGAGCGCCGCCTCGCGGCGCGCGACGTCACCGTCGTCCCCGACCTGCTCGCCAACGCCGGCGGCGTGATCGCCTCGTACTTCGAATGGCGTCGGCTCCACGAAGGTGACCGCGAGCTCGCTCGGCGGCGCGACGCGCTGCTGGCCGAGGCCTGCGACCGCGTGATCGAGCGGGCGCCGGACCTGGCGGACCTGCGTCAGGCGTCACTGCAACTGGCGATCGACCGAGCCGCGGCGGCGCACCTCGCCCGCGGAGCCGGATGA
- a CDS encoding RpiB/LacA/LacB family sugar-phosphate isomerase, whose amino-acid sequence MTTIGLGSDSAGVELRRLVADHLRSLGHEVLDVGVDDDSRNYPSIAFEVAENVAARRYDRAILICGTGLGVAIAANKIPGVYAATCHDTYSARRARKSNNAQILTMGARVIGPMLALEIVDAWLDSEFDGGGSVPKVQELSDGEERYAQARQ is encoded by the coding sequence ATGACCACGATCGGCTTGGGCTCGGACTCGGCAGGCGTCGAGCTGCGGCGCCTCGTCGCCGACCATCTGCGGAGCCTCGGCCACGAGGTCCTGGACGTCGGCGTCGACGACGACTCGCGCAACTACCCGTCGATCGCCTTCGAGGTGGCCGAGAACGTCGCAGCCAGGCGCTACGACCGCGCGATCCTGATCTGCGGCACGGGCCTCGGGGTCGCGATCGCCGCCAACAAGATCCCCGGCGTGTATGCCGCGACGTGCCACGACACCTACTCGGCGAGACGGGCCCGCAAGTCCAACAACGCGCAGATCCTGACGATGGGCGCGCGCGTCATCGGGCCGATGCTCGCGCTGGAGATCGTCGACGCCTGGCTGGACAGCGAGTTCGACGGCGGCGGCTCGGTCCCGAAGGTGCAGGAGCTCTCCGACGGCGAGGAGCGGTATGCGCAAGCTCGTCAATGA
- a CDS encoding response regulator transcription factor: MSSLADRRLTVLVVDREELALWGFSLVLQRQTWVRRCAVANDLATARKRVAELPVDVVAVDGRFGDDALSALQADLRAISPCIRVVLTVDASDRTLPPLPTIDRTWPVARLLTALRAAGLDDTAPIHRPPSPTRLSERERQVLTLVSEGSTNAQIGRSLCLSPHTIKQHTSSVYRKLHARNRAEAVTRARELGLLV, encoded by the coding sequence ATGTCGTCGCTGGCTGATCGTCGGCTGACCGTGTTGGTCGTCGACCGGGAAGAGCTGGCGTTGTGGGGGTTCTCGCTCGTGCTGCAACGGCAGACCTGGGTGCGCCGGTGCGCCGTGGCCAACGATCTCGCCACCGCGCGGAAACGGGTCGCCGAGCTGCCCGTCGACGTCGTGGCGGTCGACGGGCGCTTCGGCGACGACGCCTTGTCCGCCCTGCAGGCCGACCTCCGGGCCATCTCGCCCTGCATCCGCGTCGTCCTGACGGTCGACGCGAGCGACAGGACGTTGCCGCCGCTGCCAACGATCGACCGGACCTGGCCCGTCGCCCGCCTCCTCACGGCACTCCGCGCAGCTGGCCTCGACGACACGGCGCCCATCCACCGACCCCCATCCCCAACCCGGCTGAGCGAGCGCGAGCGTCAAGTCCTCACGTTGGTCTCGGAAGGATCAACCAACGCGCAGATCGGCCGATCACTCTGCCTTTCCCCTCACACGATCAAGCAGCACACGTCGTCGGTCTACCGCAAGCTCCACGCTCGCAACCGCGCCGAAGCCGTTACGCGCGCGCGTGAGCTGGGGCTCCTGGTCTAG
- a CDS encoding methylenetetrahydrofolate reductase has protein sequence MNLIRRIEAGQGEFLVFALTPPRLATEREQVQDIANTTIARLLPLDLDGLILYDIDDETERNPAERPFPFMPTLDPAHYLAEHLAAWPAPVVVYRAVSKYAPAELRSWLTAQDPRRVMTVLVGAPSSATAGRTSLADAQALRRDTNPAVSLGGVAIPERHTRREDEHLRLLAKQEAGCRFFVTQVVYDVNAAKNLVSDYHYECRARGMPPVPFVFTFSVCGSMKTLEFLRWLGVDVPRWIENDLAHATDPLEASYEQALTTATELMAYCRTLGVPFGINVESVSIRRVEIEASVRLAEQLRAHLH, from the coding sequence TTGAATCTGATCCGTCGCATCGAGGCCGGCCAGGGCGAGTTCCTCGTGTTCGCCCTCACCCCGCCGCGTCTCGCGACCGAGCGCGAGCAGGTGCAGGACATCGCCAACACGACGATCGCCCGCCTTCTCCCGCTCGATCTGGACGGTCTGATCCTCTACGACATCGACGACGAGACCGAGCGCAACCCGGCCGAGCGCCCGTTCCCGTTCATGCCGACGCTGGACCCGGCCCACTACCTCGCCGAGCATCTGGCGGCCTGGCCGGCGCCGGTCGTCGTCTACCGCGCGGTCAGCAAGTACGCGCCCGCTGAGCTTCGTTCGTGGCTGACGGCCCAAGACCCAAGACGGGTCATGACCGTGCTGGTCGGCGCACCATCGAGCGCCACCGCCGGTCGGACGTCACTCGCCGACGCCCAAGCCCTGCGTCGCGACACCAACCCGGCCGTGTCGCTCGGCGGAGTCGCCATCCCCGAGCGTCACACCCGGCGCGAGGACGAGCACCTGCGCCTGCTCGCCAAACAGGAGGCGGGCTGCCGATTCTTCGTGACGCAGGTCGTCTACGACGTCAACGCCGCGAAGAACCTCGTCTCCGACTACCACTACGAGTGCCGAGCGCGCGGCATGCCACCCGTGCCGTTCGTCTTCACGTTCTCGGTCTGCGGGTCGATGAAGACCCTGGAGTTCCTGCGCTGGCTGGGCGTCGACGTCCCGCGCTGGATCGAGAACGACCTCGCCCACGCCACCGATCCGCTCGAAGCCTCCTACGAGCAGGCGCTCACCACAGCCACCGAGCTGATGGCCTACTGCCGCACGCTCGGTGTTCCGTTCGGGATCAACGTCGAGAGCGTGTCGATTCGGCGGGTCGAGATCGAAGCGTCGGTGCGCCTCGCCGAGCAACTGCGAGCGCACCTGCACTAG
- a CDS encoding aspartate aminotransferase family protein: protein MSTPTPGAAPTTAADAYSSATERSRLALGAARRRLPTGLSRQTLVFAPHPFVARRGDGAYLEDLDGRRYLDFVNNYTSLIHGHSHEPSRRAMDEAFARSPAPGAPTALELDFAEEIARRVGSIEWVRFAVTGTEAVLYALRAARAFTGRRRILKFEGGFHGGVDDVQVSIGAAPMEAGTFGPGIPATGGLGTVDTVVAVYNDSASLRAAMAAHRDELAAVIVEPFLGNAALIAAHDEFLAEIRQLTTAAGALMVLDEIQSCRLGYGGAQERLAFGPDLTTMGKTIGGGTPLALVGGRRDVMEVFDGFDPAVRQTGTFNAFPASLAAGLATLTDWQRDDVERLNARGRALREELTRVFAAHGVAAHVGGQGSMFNISLIDRPVATYRDFAAADASGWQRLHHELLVRGVYLSARGTGCLSTAMQEADVARLVAAMDDALSTVENDGTRS, encoded by the coding sequence TTGTCCACCCCGACGCCCGGCGCCGCACCGACCACGGCCGCCGACGCCTACAGCTCGGCCACCGAGCGCTCCCGGCTCGCGCTCGGCGCGGCGCGCCGGCGGCTGCCGACCGGCCTCTCGCGCCAGACGCTGGTGTTCGCGCCGCACCCGTTCGTGGCGCGCCGCGGCGACGGCGCCTACCTCGAGGACCTGGACGGCCGCCGCTACCTGGACTTCGTCAACAACTACACCTCGCTCATCCACGGCCACAGCCACGAGCCGTCGCGCCGGGCGATGGACGAGGCGTTCGCCCGGTCGCCGGCGCCGGGCGCGCCGACCGCGCTCGAGCTCGACTTCGCCGAGGAGATCGCGCGCCGCGTCGGGTCGATCGAGTGGGTGCGCTTCGCCGTGACCGGCACCGAGGCGGTGCTGTACGCGCTGCGAGCGGCGCGCGCGTTCACGGGTCGTCGCCGCATCCTGAAGTTCGAGGGCGGCTTCCACGGCGGCGTCGACGACGTCCAGGTCAGCATCGGCGCCGCGCCGATGGAGGCCGGGACGTTCGGTCCCGGCATCCCCGCCACGGGCGGCCTGGGGACCGTTGACACGGTCGTCGCCGTCTACAACGACAGCGCGTCACTGCGCGCTGCGATGGCCGCGCACCGCGACGAGCTGGCCGCGGTGATCGTCGAGCCCTTCCTCGGCAACGCCGCGCTGATCGCGGCCCACGACGAGTTCCTCGCGGAGATCCGTCAGCTGACGACCGCGGCCGGGGCGCTCATGGTCCTCGACGAGATCCAGAGCTGCCGCCTCGGCTACGGCGGCGCCCAGGAGCGCCTCGCCTTCGGGCCCGACCTGACGACGATGGGCAAGACGATCGGCGGCGGCACGCCGCTGGCGCTCGTCGGTGGCCGGCGCGACGTGATGGAGGTGTTCGACGGCTTCGACCCCGCCGTGCGCCAGACCGGCACGTTCAACGCGTTCCCGGCCTCGCTCGCAGCGGGTCTGGCAACGCTGACCGACTGGCAGCGCGACGACGTCGAGCGGCTCAACGCGCGCGGCCGGGCGCTCCGGGAGGAGCTCACGCGGGTCTTCGCCGCGCACGGCGTCGCCGCGCACGTCGGGGGCCAGGGATCGATGTTCAACATCAGCCTGATCGACCGCCCGGTCGCGACCTACCGCGACTTCGCCGCGGCGGACGCCTCCGGCTGGCAGCGCCTGCACCACGAGCTGCTCGTGCGCGGCGTCTACCTCTCGGCCCGCGGGACGGGCTGCCTGTCGACCGCGATGCAGGAAGCTGACGTCGCGCGGCTCGTCGCGGCGATGGACGACGCGCTGAGCACGGTCGAGAACGACGGAACGAGGAGCTGA
- the dhaL gene encoding dihydroxyacetone kinase subunit DhaL: protein MSETAKVVARTLTAVTREMEERQDVLDRLDAVAADGDHGATMVLGWRAVAAEVAEPGDRTAAQLLRDAGAAFADVGGSIGPLWGTALLRAGRALDDLGGDALRDPRGLARVVSAGVDGMAQRGGAREGDKTLMDVMLPAARALDQAAAAGATVEDALGAALAAAAAGLEHTAQLSARRGRARRLADRTLGHQDAGAASAFLIWRRAVVVVFPHVEVADVVAG, encoded by the coding sequence ATGAGCGAGACGGCGAAGGTCGTAGCCCGGACGCTCACCGCCGTGACGCGGGAGATGGAGGAGCGCCAGGACGTCCTCGATCGTCTCGACGCCGTCGCGGCCGACGGTGACCACGGCGCCACGATGGTCCTCGGCTGGCGCGCGGTCGCGGCGGAGGTCGCCGAACCGGGCGACCGCACCGCAGCGCAGCTGCTGCGCGACGCGGGCGCGGCGTTCGCCGACGTCGGCGGCTCCATCGGTCCGTTGTGGGGCACCGCGCTGCTGCGCGCCGGCCGCGCGCTGGACGACCTCGGCGGCGACGCCCTGCGCGACCCGCGGGGGCTCGCCCGGGTCGTCAGCGCGGGCGTCGACGGCATGGCGCAGCGCGGCGGTGCCCGCGAGGGCGACAAGACGTTGATGGACGTGATGCTGCCCGCGGCGCGCGCGCTGGACCAGGCGGCCGCCGCGGGCGCCACGGTCGAGGATGCGCTCGGGGCGGCACTCGCGGCGGCGGCAGCCGGACTGGAGCACACCGCGCAGCTGAGCGCGCGACGCGGGCGAGCGCGCCGTCTGGCAGATCGCACGCTCGGCCACCAGGACGCCGGCGCCGCGTCGGCGTTCCTCATCTGGCGGCGCGCCGTGGTCGTCGTGTTCCCCCACGTGGAGGTCGCGGATGTCGTCGCTGGCTGA
- a CDS encoding cyclase family protein, with product MRLVDLTRTLRHGMLAFPGEPTVGFVPFSSIERDDVEMWQVSLFSQVGTHLDAPSHFLRDGRTIEAVDLARCVGPATVVDARELPTGEIDGEVLAPYADALARTGRALIRTDWDVRAAEREYWTDFPSMTVGAAERLVELGVVFLGLDTPSPHRTEFRLLHEALFVNEMVVAECLVRLAELEHDEVFLMALPLPLEGLDGSPARIVAIDEQPGGWPASVT from the coding sequence ATGCGACTCGTCGACCTGACCCGGACGCTCCGGCACGGGATGCTCGCCTTCCCCGGCGAGCCGACCGTCGGGTTCGTCCCCTTCTCGAGCATCGAGCGCGACGACGTCGAGATGTGGCAGGTCTCGCTGTTCTCCCAGGTGGGGACCCATCTGGACGCGCCGTCGCACTTCCTGCGCGACGGGCGGACGATCGAGGCCGTCGACCTCGCGCGGTGCGTCGGCCCTGCGACCGTCGTGGACGCACGCGAGCTGCCGACGGGCGAGATCGACGGGGAGGTGCTCGCGCCGTACGCGGACGCCCTGGCGCGCACCGGCCGCGCGCTGATCCGGACGGACTGGGACGTCCGCGCGGCCGAACGCGAGTACTGGACCGACTTCCCCTCGATGACCGTCGGCGCCGCCGAGCGGCTCGTGGAGCTCGGCGTGGTGTTCCTGGGCCTGGACACGCCGTCGCCGCACCGCACCGAGTTCCGGCTCCTGCACGAGGCGCTGTTCGTCAACGAGATGGTCGTCGCGGAATGCCTGGTCCGCCTGGCCGAGCTCGAGCACGACGAGGTGTTCCTCATGGCCTTGCCCCTGCCGCTGGAGGGCCTCGACGGCTCACCGGCGCGGATCGTGGCGATCGACGAGCAGCCCGGCGGCTGGCCCGCGAGCGTCACATGA